Proteins encoded by one window of Manihot esculenta cultivar AM560-2 chromosome 10, M.esculenta_v8, whole genome shotgun sequence:
- the LOC110624719 gene encoding uncharacterized protein LOC110624719, whose protein sequence is MDGSGYRIEAERWLTIAEKLLTARDFQGAKSFAIRARESDPRLMEFSDQIIAIADTLLAGELRIISYNGGGSHDYYAILQLPRLSQSMELVANQYRKLALLLNPTRNRLSFADHAFRLVSEAWMVFSNPSKKAMYDHELQMSQLGQLGQLGQLGQLVMPGQEFPQGQSSQGNARRSPKISRDGRVVVDEDDVAQPDPSQSTRLETQPRMTEPIRPIAQHRVTELNRPVPQAVPQAKSTEPIRPAPQPVATEPIRPAAQPKATEPSRPAPQPKVSEPSRPPSQPTGVESSRATRSTTQTSVTESEIPSFWTACPYCYILYEYPKGYEDCAIRCQKCKRAFHAVMIPSPPVTGKDTYFCSWGYFPLGFKGHGRGGGGGGFGINWSPVSAMFSTPHPGGGKSSQSNPSKRSEPKVIYKDDDFIDISDPSGDESDSDDDDWDGRRKKSKNARGKATHSKNVKKSQNERAKKVNVQNADGGNNVQGEVVGKGEGSSGKKRGTKDLGKLDLNVMFSNEVEEAVPGVSERHGAGNGEEDNIEGIGFFEGLDEFLSSLPILSVVGDDKVKAS, encoded by the coding sequence CAATTCGAGCAAGAGAGTCTGACCCGAGGCTCATGGAGTTTTCTGATCAAATTATTGCCATCGCCGACACACTTCTCGCCGGAGAGTTGAGAATCATTAGCTACAACGGCGGTGGTAGCCATGACTATTACGCGATCCTTCAACTCCCGAGATTGTCTCAGTCCATGGAACTTGTTGCGAACCAGTACCGTAAGCTTGCTTTGTTATTGAATCCTACCAGGAATAGGCTTTCTTTTGCGGATCATGCTTTTAGGCTCGTTTCTGAGGCATGGATGGTGTTCTCCAACCCCTCGAAGAAGGCAATGTACGATCACGAGTTGCAAATGAGTCAGCTCGGACAACTCGGTCAACTGGGACAACTGGGCCAACTTGTCATGCCTGGTCAAGAGTTCCCACAGGGGCAGTCTTCACAAGGAAATGCGAGGAGAAGCCCTAAAATCAGCAGGGATGGTCGAGTAGTAGTGGACGAGGATGACGTGGCTCAACCAGACCCAAGTCAGTCAACTCGCTTAGAAACTCAGCCGAGAATGACTGAGCCTATTCGGCCAATTGCTCAGCATAGAGTCACCGAGCTGAATCGTCCTGTGCCTCAGGCTGTACCACAAGCAAAATCAACTGAGCCTATTCGTCCTGCACCGCAGCCTGTAGCAACTGAGCCGATTAGGCCAGCAGCCCAGCCAAAAGCAACGGAGCCCAGTCGCCCAGCACCCCAGCCGAAAGTATCTGAGCCGAGTCGACCACCTTCTCAGCCTACTGGTGTTGAGTCATCACGTGCAACTCGGTCGACGACCCAGACAAGTGTTACTGAGTCAGAGATACCGAGTTTCTGGACTGCATGTCCTTACTGTTACATTCTCTATGAGTATCCTAAGGGTTATGAAGATTGTGCAATTAGGTGTCAGAAATGTAAACGAGCGTTCCATGCGGTAATGATACCATCACCGCCAGTAACAGGTAAAGACACGTACTTCTGTAGCTGGGGTTATTTCCCGTTGGGATTTAAAGGCCATGGTagaggtggaggtggaggtggttTTGGTATTAATTGGTCACCGGTATCGGCAATGTTTAGCACCCCTCATCCAGGCGGTGGAAAATCAAGCCAGAGCAATCCATCTAAGAGATCTGAGCCGAAAGTGATTTACAAAGATGATGACTTTATAGATATTTCTGATCCGAGTGGTGATGAGTCGGATTCGGATGATGATGATTGGGATGGTAGAAGAAAGAAATCAAAAAATGCCAGAGGGAAAGCAACGCACAGTAAAAATGTGAAGAAATCACAAAATGAGAGAGCGAAGAAGGTGAATGTTCAAAATGCGGATGGCGGGAATAATGTGCAAGGAGAGGTGGTAGGGAAGGGGGAAGGAAGTAGTGGGAAGAAGAGGGGAACAAAGGATTTGGGGAAGTTGGATTTGAATGTAATGTTTAGCAACGAGGTGGAGGAGGCAGTGCCAGGAGTGAGTGAACGACATGGAGCCGGAAATGGGGAGGAGGATAATATTGAAGGTATTGGGTTTTTTGAGGGTCTTGACGAATTTTTGAGTAGTTTGCCAATACTCTCGGTTGTCGGGGATGACAAAGTCAAGGCTAGTTAG